A single Triticum dicoccoides isolate Atlit2015 ecotype Zavitan chromosome 2A, WEW_v2.0, whole genome shotgun sequence DNA region contains:
- the LOC119356787 gene encoding lipoate-protein ligase A-like isoform X2, translated as MTFGSVIERNVAQPLMRLVTMGGAPILQQLHLEERLLRRTSDNWCIVNDGTAPPTIVMGVSGKVSELVEIRPVLRDHVPVVRRFSGGGTVIVDQGTVFVTFICNKTAIAGLQPFPRDIMSWTGQLYGKVFRGFGEFHLRENDYAFDHRKFGGNAQSITKDRWVHHTSFLWDYDVKNMGYLKNPQRAPEYRQARDHSDFLCRMNEYMPSRSVFTEGITAALGDHFTVQHTELETALPEDHDDFMPSTKIIVRGPHTTHRRTQFVEHDSLPMNTHGS; from the exons ATGACGTTCGGGTCTGTCATCGAGAGGAATGTGGCGCAGCCACTCATGAGGCTGGTCACCATGGGCGGTGCACCGATCCTGCAGCAGCTCCACCTGGAGGAAAGGCTGCTGCGCCGCACCAGCGATAACTGGTGCATCGTCAATGATGGCACGGCTCCTCCCACCATTGTCATGGGTGTCTCTGG GAAGGTCTCTGAGCTCGTCGAGATACGGCCTGTGCTTCGAGATCATGTGCCAGTGGTAAGGCGTTTCAGTGGGGGTGGCACCGTCATTGTTGATCAGGGGACAGTTTTCGTCACCTTCATATGCAACAAGACTGCCatcgctgggttgcagccgtttccCCGCGACATCATGTCATGGACAGGCCAGCTGTATGGTAAAGTGTTCCGTGGATTCGGCGAATTTCATCTGCGGGAAAATG ACTATGCATTCGATCATCGAAAGTTTGGTGGAAATGCTCAGTCCATAACAAAAGATCGTTGGGTACACCACACATCATTCTTATGGGATTATGATGTGAAAAATATGGGTTATCTAAAAAACCCACAACGTGCTCCTGAATATCGCCAG GCGAGGGACCACTCAGATTTCCTGTGCCGCATGAACGAGTACATGCCATCACGGTCAGTTTTCACTGAAGGGATTACCGCGGCCCTCGGAGACCACTTTACGGTCCAACACACAGAGCTAGAAACAGCGCTCCCCGAAGACCACGATGACTTCATGCCTTCTACGAAG ATCATTGTACGCGGTCCACATACTACGCACCGTCGCACACAATTTGTTGAACATGATAGTTTGCCCATGAACACGCACGGTTCTTGA
- the LOC119356787 gene encoding lipoate-protein ligase A-like isoform X1: MTFGSVIERNVAQPLMRLVTMGGAPILQQLHLEERLLRRTSDNWCIVNDGTAPPTIVMGVSGKVSELVEIRPVLRDHVPVVRRFSGGGTVIVDQGTVFVTFICNKTAIAGLQPFPRDIMSWTGQLYGKVFRGFGEFHLRENDYAFDHRKFGGNAQSITKDRWVHHTSFLWDYDVKNMGYLKNPQRAPEYRQARDHSDFLCRMNEYMPSRSVFTEGITAALGDHFTVQHTELETALPEDHDDFMPSTKVLSPQDLQDIISSKEPPTAERIQGWPR, from the exons ATGACGTTCGGGTCTGTCATCGAGAGGAATGTGGCGCAGCCACTCATGAGGCTGGTCACCATGGGCGGTGCACCGATCCTGCAGCAGCTCCACCTGGAGGAAAGGCTGCTGCGCCGCACCAGCGATAACTGGTGCATCGTCAATGATGGCACGGCTCCTCCCACCATTGTCATGGGTGTCTCTGG GAAGGTCTCTGAGCTCGTCGAGATACGGCCTGTGCTTCGAGATCATGTGCCAGTGGTAAGGCGTTTCAGTGGGGGTGGCACCGTCATTGTTGATCAGGGGACAGTTTTCGTCACCTTCATATGCAACAAGACTGCCatcgctgggttgcagccgtttccCCGCGACATCATGTCATGGACAGGCCAGCTGTATGGTAAAGTGTTCCGTGGATTCGGCGAATTTCATCTGCGGGAAAATG ACTATGCATTCGATCATCGAAAGTTTGGTGGAAATGCTCAGTCCATAACAAAAGATCGTTGGGTACACCACACATCATTCTTATGGGATTATGATGTGAAAAATATGGGTTATCTAAAAAACCCACAACGTGCTCCTGAATATCGCCAG GCGAGGGACCACTCAGATTTCCTGTGCCGCATGAACGAGTACATGCCATCACGGTCAGTTTTCACTGAAGGGATTACCGCGGCCCTCGGAGACCACTTTACGGTCCAACACACAGAGCTAGAAACAGCGCTCCCCGAAGACCACGATGACTTCATGCCTTCTACGAAGGTGCTATCGCCGCAGGACTTGCAAGACATCATCTCCTCCAAAGAGCCCCCCACAGCAGAGAGAATTCAAGGATGGCCACGGTGA
- the LOC119356786 gene encoding purple acid phosphatase 22-like isoform X1 — MPAPTCLSPPSLPLHHTAIATAIASTSLLSGGRRHRRSRPRHMSGLVLLKAKAGDVDGHVDGGDERLLATRRHAVLGVARVLFAAANERCLRGMDRAALGCGGFLADAMANSWRVLMQGLASLMFLCARADEYVRQPPSPLVLTAHDKPAAHPQQVHISTVGRDKMRISWVTDDRSTPSVVEYGESRGNYTASATGDHATYKYFFYESGAIHHVTIGPLAPGTTYHYRCGKAGDELTLRTPPASLPLELVVIGDLGQTRWTASTLAHIGDADYDMLLLPGDLSYADTQQPLWDSFGRLVQPLASARPWMVTEGNHEAEALPVVGFAPFVAYNARWRMPHEESGSASNLYYSFDAAGGAAHVVMLGSYAEFEEGSAQRAWLERDLAGVDRRRTPWLLVLLHAPWYNTNQAHQGEGEAMRAAMESLLYEARVDVVFSGHVHAYERFTRVYDNEADGRGPMYITIGDGGNREGLALKFLEDHKSAHLSVFQEASFGHGRLRLVDETSAVWTWHRNDDEYATVRDEVWLESLASPKLSMAAVGRQDEEL, encoded by the exons ATGCCAGCCCCAACCTGCctatctcctccctccctccccctccaccACACCGCCATCGCCACCGCCATCGCCAGCACGAGCCTCCTCTCCGGTGGCCGCCGCCACCGTCGCAGCCGCCCACGGCACATGTCAG GTCTCGTGCTACTTAAAGCCAAGGCCGGCGATGTCGACGGCCATGTCGACGGAGGGGACGAGCGCCTCCTGGCTACGCGGCGACACGC CGTCCTCGGCGTGGCCAGGGTCCTCTTCGCGGCGGCGAACGAGCGGTGCCTGCGGGGCATGGACCGGGCGGCGCTCGGGTGCGGGGGCTTCCTCGCGGATGCCATGGCCAACTCGTGGAGGGTGCTCATGCAGGGGCTCGCGTCGCTCATGTTCCTCTGCGCGCGCGCCGATGAGTACGTCCGGCAGCCGCCGAGCCCGCTCGTGCTCACGGCCCACGACAAGCCGGCGGCTCATCCTCAGCAG GTGCACATTTCAACTGTGGGAAGGGACAAGATGAGGATTTCATGGGTCACTGACGACCGGAGCACGCCGTCGGTGGTGGAGTACGGCGAATCCCGGGGTAACTACACCGCGTCGGCGACGGGCGACCACGCGACGTACAAATACTTCTTCTACGAGTCCGGCGCGATCCACCACGTGACGATCGGCCCGCTGGCGCCCGGCACGACCTACCACTACCGGTGCGGCAAGGCCGGCGACGAGCTcaccctccggacccctccggcgtCGCTCCCGCTCGAGCTCGTCGTCATCGGCGACCTGGGCCAGACCCGGTGGACGGCGTCGACGCTGGCGCACATCGGCGACGCGGACTACGACATGCTGCTGCTCCCGGGCGACCTGTCGTACGCGGACACGCAGCAGCCGCTGTGGGACTCGTTCGGGCGGCTGGTGCAGCCGCTGGCGAGCGCGCGGCCGTGGATGGTGACGGAGGGCAACCACGAGGCGGAGGCGCTCCCCGTCGTCGGCTTCGCGCCCTTCGTCGCCTACAACGCGCGGTGGCGCATGCCGCACGAGGAGAGCGGCTCCGCCTCCAACCTCTACTACTCCTTCGACGCGGCCGGCGGCGCGGCGCACGTCGTGATGCTGGGCTCCTACGCCGAGTTCGAGGAGGGGTCGGCGCAGCGCGCGTGGCTGGAGCGGGACCTCGCCGGCGTGGACCGGCGGAGGACGCCGTGGCTGCTGGTGCTGCTGCACGCGCCGTGGTACAACACCAACCAGGCCCACCAGGGGGAGGGCGAGGCGATGCGCGCCGCCATGGAGAGCCTCCTCTACGAGGCCCGCGTCGACGTCGTCTTCTCCGGCCACGTCCACGCCTACGAGCGATTC ACGAGGGTCTATGACAACGAGGCCGACGGCCGGGGCCCGATGTACATAACCATCGGCGACGGCGGCAACAGAGAAGGGCTTGCTCTCAA GTTCCTGGAGGATCACAAGTCGGCGCACCTGTCGGTGTTCCAGGAGGCGAGCTTTGGGCACGGCCGGCTGAGGCTCGTCGACGAGACGAGCGCCGTCTGGACGTGGCACCGCAACGACGACGAATACGCCACCGTCCGCGACGAGGTCTGGTTGGAGAGCTTGGCTAGTCCAAAGCTATCCATGGCAGCCGTCGGTCGTCAGGACGAGGAGTTGTAG
- the LOC119356786 gene encoding purple acid phosphatase 22-like isoform X2 produces MSTAMSTEGTSASWLRGDTRKKPTAFLLRALLFICVAFRVAAALIRVLYHVAAGSVLGVARVLFAAANERCLRGMDRAALGCGGFLADAMANSWRVLMQGLASLMFLCARADEYVRQPPSPLVLTAHDKPAAHPQQVHISTVGRDKMRISWVTDDRSTPSVVEYGESRGNYTASATGDHATYKYFFYESGAIHHVTIGPLAPGTTYHYRCGKAGDELTLRTPPASLPLELVVIGDLGQTRWTASTLAHIGDADYDMLLLPGDLSYADTQQPLWDSFGRLVQPLASARPWMVTEGNHEAEALPVVGFAPFVAYNARWRMPHEESGSASNLYYSFDAAGGAAHVVMLGSYAEFEEGSAQRAWLERDLAGVDRRRTPWLLVLLHAPWYNTNQAHQGEGEAMRAAMESLLYEARVDVVFSGHVHAYERFTRVYDNEADGRGPMYITIGDGGNREGLALKFLEDHKSAHLSVFQEASFGHGRLRLVDETSAVWTWHRNDDEYATVRDEVWLESLASPKLSMAAVGRQDEEL; encoded by the exons ATGTCGACGGCCATGTCGACGGAGGGGACGAGCGCCTCCTGGCTACGCGGCGACACGCGTAAGAAGCCGACCGCCTTTCTGCTCCGCGCGCTGCTCTTCATCTGCGTGGCATTCCGCGTAGCCGCGGCGCTCATCCGCGTTTTGTACCACGTCGCCGCCGGCAGCGTCCTCGGCGTGGCCAGGGTCCTCTTCGCGGCGGCGAACGAGCGGTGCCTGCGGGGCATGGACCGGGCGGCGCTCGGGTGCGGGGGCTTCCTCGCGGATGCCATGGCCAACTCGTGGAGGGTGCTCATGCAGGGGCTCGCGTCGCTCATGTTCCTCTGCGCGCGCGCCGATGAGTACGTCCGGCAGCCGCCGAGCCCGCTCGTGCTCACGGCCCACGACAAGCCGGCGGCTCATCCTCAGCAG GTGCACATTTCAACTGTGGGAAGGGACAAGATGAGGATTTCATGGGTCACTGACGACCGGAGCACGCCGTCGGTGGTGGAGTACGGCGAATCCCGGGGTAACTACACCGCGTCGGCGACGGGCGACCACGCGACGTACAAATACTTCTTCTACGAGTCCGGCGCGATCCACCACGTGACGATCGGCCCGCTGGCGCCCGGCACGACCTACCACTACCGGTGCGGCAAGGCCGGCGACGAGCTcaccctccggacccctccggcgtCGCTCCCGCTCGAGCTCGTCGTCATCGGCGACCTGGGCCAGACCCGGTGGACGGCGTCGACGCTGGCGCACATCGGCGACGCGGACTACGACATGCTGCTGCTCCCGGGCGACCTGTCGTACGCGGACACGCAGCAGCCGCTGTGGGACTCGTTCGGGCGGCTGGTGCAGCCGCTGGCGAGCGCGCGGCCGTGGATGGTGACGGAGGGCAACCACGAGGCGGAGGCGCTCCCCGTCGTCGGCTTCGCGCCCTTCGTCGCCTACAACGCGCGGTGGCGCATGCCGCACGAGGAGAGCGGCTCCGCCTCCAACCTCTACTACTCCTTCGACGCGGCCGGCGGCGCGGCGCACGTCGTGATGCTGGGCTCCTACGCCGAGTTCGAGGAGGGGTCGGCGCAGCGCGCGTGGCTGGAGCGGGACCTCGCCGGCGTGGACCGGCGGAGGACGCCGTGGCTGCTGGTGCTGCTGCACGCGCCGTGGTACAACACCAACCAGGCCCACCAGGGGGAGGGCGAGGCGATGCGCGCCGCCATGGAGAGCCTCCTCTACGAGGCCCGCGTCGACGTCGTCTTCTCCGGCCACGTCCACGCCTACGAGCGATTC ACGAGGGTCTATGACAACGAGGCCGACGGCCGGGGCCCGATGTACATAACCATCGGCGACGGCGGCAACAGAGAAGGGCTTGCTCTCAA GTTCCTGGAGGATCACAAGTCGGCGCACCTGTCGGTGTTCCAGGAGGCGAGCTTTGGGCACGGCCGGCTGAGGCTCGTCGACGAGACGAGCGCCGTCTGGACGTGGCACCGCAACGACGACGAATACGCCACCGTCCGCGACGAGGTCTGGTTGGAGAGCTTGGCTAGTCCAAAGCTATCCATGGCAGCCGTCGGTCGTCAGGACGAGGAGTTGTAG
- the LOC119356789 gene encoding auxin-responsive protein IAA33-like, with translation MMSGGGSGSGSGSGAGPSSSSFERHAKRRPPATPASDQQRKLLRLSMQQGQGEEDALAAGVVPPVTVVLDGRCICHRIHLSGHTGYRSFAGALRRMFVDDAAEGDDDGLDLSNAVPGHVVAYEDMEDDLLLAGDLNWKDFCRVAKRIRIIPAKSTTRRIKQCGGAVN, from the exons ATGATGAGCGGCGGCGGcagtggcagcggcagcggcagcggcgcgggGCCGAGCAGCTCCAGCTTCGAGCGGCACGCCAAGCGGCGGCCCCCGGCGACGCCGGCGTCGGACCAGCAGCGGAAGCTGCTGCGGCTGTCGATGCAgcaagggcaaggggaggaggacgCGCTGGCGGCGGGCGTGGTGCCGCCGGTCACCGTGGTCCTGGACGGGCGCTGCATCTGCCACCGCATCCACCTCAGCGGCCACACCGGGTACCGCAGCTTCGCGGGCGCCCTCCGCCGCATGTTCGTGGACGACGCGGCCGAGGGCGACGACGACGGGCTCGACCTCTCCAATGCCGTCCCCGGGCACGTCGTGGCGTACGAGGACATGGAGGacgacctcctcctcgccggcgacctcaacTGGAA GGACTTCTGCCGTGTGGCGAAGAGGATCCGGATCATCCCGGCCAAGTCGACGACCCGAAGGATCAAGCAATGCGGGGGCGCGGTGAACTAG